Proteins co-encoded in one Centropristis striata isolate RG_2023a ecotype Rhode Island chromosome 24, C.striata_1.0, whole genome shotgun sequence genomic window:
- the LOC131963151 gene encoding sodium/myo-inositol cotransporter-like → MAAAIMEVADITVVVIYFIVVLAIGFFAMYKSNKSTVSGYFLAGRSMNWAAVGASLFVSNIGSEHFIGLAGSGAASGLSVAAWELNALLLLQLLGWIFIPVYIQSGVYTMPEYLSKRFGGKRLKVYFAALSLVLYIFTKLSVDLYSGALFIQESLGWNLYLSIILLITMTALLTVTGGLVAVIYTDTVQAFLMIAGALCLTGISLFKVGGLEGVKAKYMQASPNITAILLSSPNLTYSESCHLHLHPKPNALKMLRGPRDPDLPWPGFLLGQTPASIWYWCADQVIVQRVLAAKNIGHAKGSTLMAGFLKILPMFIIVIPGMISRIFFADELACISPEHCIEVCGSASGCSNVAYPRLVMSVMPVGLRGLMMAVMIAALMSDLDSIFNSASTIFTLDIYKMLRKQASSRELLIVGKLFVVFMVVISIAWVPVIIEMQGGQMFYYIQEVTDYLTPPIAALFLLAVLWRRCNETGAFWGGSVGFTLGALRLILALVYREPHCDQPDERPSFIKDVHFMYVAAILFWVSALVMVVVSLCTPPPREEQVRTTTLWGINKRKRLKQQEKDQAGEDFNALKPLNLAMLNGNGKEKCQGVESNHENTQPSNGHPITASDTETHLQSQNGCHSLISDPKMVEEGEGRGAEEGCLGGGEEGGTCMKVLKCFCGSHEEPSKAQVITVQEQEKIMDELLHEPRRTKIILNLGLAVICSVGIFLFIYFSV, encoded by the exons ATGGCAGCTGCAATCATGGAAGTGGCAGACATCACTGTTGTGGTGATCTACTTCATCGTGGTGCTAGCAATCGGTTTCTTTGCCATGTATAAATCCAATAAGAGCACCGTGAGCGGCTACTTCCTCGCCGGTCGCTCCATGAACTGGGCGGCTGTCGGAGCCTCTCTGTTCGTCAGCAACATCGGAAGCGAGCATTTTATAGGACTTGCTGGATCCGGTGCTGCTAGTGGCTTAAGCGTGGCTGCGTGGGAATTAAACGCTCTGTTATTGCTGCAGTTGTTAGGCTGGATATTTATCCCTGTGTACATCCAGTCTGGAGTCTACACCATGCCAGAATACCTGTCCAAGCGGTTCGGCGGAAAACGGCTTAAAGTGTATTTTGCGGCGTTATCTCTCGTCCTGTACATCTTCACCAAGCTGTCCGTGGATCTCTATTCCGGCGCCTTGTTCATCCAGGAATCCTTAGGGTGGAACCTCTACCTGTCAATCATCCTCCTAATCACCATGACGGCTTTGTTGACAGTCACAGGAGGTTTGGTCGCCGTTATCTACACCGATACAGTTCAGGCGTTCCTCATGATCGCCGGAGCACTCTGCCTCACCGGCATCAGCCTCTTCAAAGTGGGAGGACTTGAAG GGGTCAAGGCTAAATACATGCAGGCATCTCCGAACATCACTGCCATCTTGCTGTCTTCACCCAACTTGACGTATTCTGAATCCTGCCACCTGCACCTCCACCCCAAGCCAAATGCTCTGAAGATGCTTCGAGGCCCGAGGGATCCAGATCTGCCTTGGCCCGGTTTTTTACTGGGCCAGACTCCTGCATCCATTTG GTACTGGTGTGCAGATCAAGTGATTGTACAGCGTGTCCTGGCAGCGAAGAATATCGGCCACGCCAAAGGTTCTACTCTCATGGCGGGCTTTCTGAAAATCCTCCCCATGTTCATCATTGTCATCCCAG GGATGATTTCCAGGATCTTCTTTGCTGACGAGTTGGCGTGCATCAGCCCTGAGCACTGCATCGAAGTGTGCGGCTCTGCGTCCGGCTGCAGCAACGTGGCTTACCCGCGGCTCGTCATGTCCGTGATGCCCGTCGGACTCCGAGGCCTCATGATGGCGGTCATGATCGCGGCTCTGATGAGCGACTTGGACTCCATCTTCAACTCGGCGAGCACCATATTCACGCTGGACATCTACAAGATGCTACGAAAGCAGGCGTCCTCCCGGGAGCTGCTGATAGTCGGCAAGTTGTTTGTGGTCTTCATGGTGGTCATCAGCATCGCCTGGGTGCCCGTCATCATCGAGATGCAAGGAGGCCAGATGTTCTATTACATCCAAGAAGTTACAGATTACCTGACTCCGCCCATAGCTGCTCTCTTCCTGCTCGCCGTGCTGTGGCGTCGCTGCAACGAGACAGGAGCCTTCTGGGGCGGCTCGGTAGGGTTCACCCTTGGTGCACTGCGTCTGATTTTGGCGTTGGTTTACCGCGAGCCTCACTGCGATCAGCCTGACGAGCGGCCATCGTTCATCAAAGATGTCCACTTCATGTATGTGGCAGCCATCTTGTTTTGGGTGTCGGCTTTGGTGATGGTTGTTGTGAGTCTCTGCACTCCTCCACCCAGAGAAGAACAAGTCAGAACCACCACTCTGTGGGGgataaacaaaagaaagagaCTAAAACAGCAAGAAAAAGACCAAGCTGGAGAAGATTTCAATGCTTTGAAGCCTCTAAACCTTGCAATGCTCAATGGAAACGGCAAAGAAAAGTGCCAAGGCGTTGAGTCCAATCATGAAAATACTCAACCAAGCAACGGTCACCCTATAACAGCCAGTGACACAGAAACGCATCTTCAAAGCCAGAATGGTTGCCACTCATTGATCTCAGACCCTAAAATGGTAGAAGAGGGAGAagggagaggagcagaggaaggTTGccttggaggaggagaggaaggtggGACATGTATGAAGGTCCTCAAGTGTTTCTGTGGCTCCCACGAGGAGCCGTCCAAAGCTCAGGTCATCACCGTCCAGGAGCAGGAAAAGATCATGGACGAGCTTCTTCATGAACCTCGACGAACCAAAATCATCCTAAACTTAGGACTTGCGGTGATTTGTTCTGTCGGgatctttctcttcatctatttCTCTGTCTAG